Below is a window of Dromiciops gliroides isolate mDroGli1 chromosome 5, mDroGli1.pri, whole genome shotgun sequence DNA.
AGATCACATAGCCTTCAAGATGTTCTCCGGCtccaataatataaatattagaaGTTGGAAGGAACTCAGAGACCATCCATCCCAGACCCCCACTAAGGTCACTCTCCCAAGTGACATTCTGGATTAAGGGCCAGAGAGCTGAGttagggaaggagccagtggaCACAGTGATGAGACCAGGATCCCTTTTGGCATATTCATGAAGAGGGATTGGGATGAGGGTATCACTCACCCTGGAAATGGTAAATGCTTTGCCGACAGGGCAGTAGCTGGATGCAGTCTGGCTGGTCCATGTTGCACTGCAGTTGGTCATGTTCTGATGATGTGCCCACATAGCCATAGCGACCCCGCAATGCCAGGAAGGGTCGATTGACTAAGCGGATCCTAAATTCTTCACAGGGACCTGGGGGAAGTGAGTGTAGAGATCACAGGGAAGGTTATAGCTCTGGACTCTCTTTCAGATGGGATGTACTAGGGGCAGACTAGGTATAGAAGGACATTATACAAGGATTCCTGGCCCAGAAGATCCCAATAGGAAaggtcccttcccctcttcttaccTGGATTCAAGGAAGTGGCTATCAAGAACCCATTGGATGTAACACCCACATAGCGTCCATTAGCAGCCCGCAGGACAATCTTTCCACAGTTCCAGTTCACACAAAAAATAGCATCGGGCTCTAGTTTTTGTCCGTCTCCCACTACAGCCCTATGTGACCTCTGCAGAGAGGAAGAAAGTCTCAGTTTTGGGTCAGACTCTAGGTCATCTCTCAAACCTTGCCTCTGGCTTCCACTCTCAGCCTATTAACATTTACTTAGtccagaggttcttttttttttttttgtggggcaatgggggttaagtgacttgcccagggtcacacggctagtaagtatcaagtgtctgaggccggatttgaactcaggtactcctgaatccagggccagtgctttatccactgtgccacctagccgccccctagtccagaggttcttttgtgtgtgtgtgtgtgtgtgtgtgtgtgttttgttttgtttttgtggggcaatgggggttaagtgacttgcccagggtcacacagctagtaattgtcaagtgtctgaggccagatctgaactcaggtactcctgaatccagggccggtgcttcatccactgctccacctagctgccccctagtccagaggttcttaaccttttttgtgtcatggagccCTTGGCTAGCTGGCTAAGCCTACAGACCCCCTCctgagaataatattttaaatgtataaaatacactGCAAAGGAAACTATTTCTATTGAAATAcggttattaaaatatttttcctaccCAAGTTAATGGACCATCTAATATCTATCTCTAGcctaagaacccctggtctagagCTTCCTTCTTCCAAATTCTTGGGAAAAGACCTATTAACACTATGGGATGAACTATGGTTTACAGAGAGTGGGAccgaagagggaaagagaagcagtGTTGTAGAATGGGAGAAACATTGGACTAGGAGTAAAGATATTCATGGGTTCAAACCTTGCTTTGAACAATTATTACTTacgtgattctgggcaaattaaactctctgggccccagcttcctcattcttaaaaggagggagttggctAGCCTGTGAGGgtgcttccagctctaaatctagctATGATCCTATGGAACATCATCATCACGACAATAAtagcagctaatatttatatagggcttgctatgtgacaggcactgtggcAAACACTttctaattattatctcatttgatcctcagaacaaccctgggaagtaaatgttattattatccccatttgacagttgaggaagctgaggcaaacagaggttaagtgatttgtctaaggtcacacagttattaagtgtctgaggccacatctgaactcaggtctttctgcctccaaggttggcactctctccactgtgccacctggttgcctgtgaacctctctgagtctgtttcttcctctataaaatgaaggtgatatttgTATTatctactgtgagaaaataattagtaATGACCAACATGGGGAATTTAAGATTCCCCTTTTTGTTTGCTGTCTCCCTCAAGACCACATCCAGATAGAAGTAAGCATGCTGGCTCAGTTCTTTGGATTGTTTaccatatatagaaatattgtcCTGAGTCAAGGGGACAGGTCAATCCTTCCAACCTGATGTAATTCACCTTTAATTATGTGAACCAATTAGATTagattgatgtataatgacccatttcatcaaaaagggataaaaacctGAAAAAGTAGCCACGTGACCTCTTTGGAGCATGAGAGGCTAGGGAGTCACTCTGTCAATCCTTTATAGGTAAagattgataaattgataataaaTCTCTCACAATTATTGTAACCATTACACTACTTCACAGGGCTATCGCATGGTCTGTGTATGCTAAATTCCACATtggctattgttattataattacaaTGATTAAAGAGAAAGAAGTCCTTAAAAATCATACTAGCTTCTGTATGAAATTTCTGCTGCGATTCCATAGCCCTATGAATTTACAGTGTGCTCCAACTCTGGATTCCACAGCCCAACCCTCCCATAGTTTGGGTCTTCTAGGGTTTAGCCCTAGGAacaatcaaaagaaagaagagatctgCACTCAGGATCACAGGGGCAAATCAGAATGAATTAGGGATTAGGGACACAAGCATCTTACTTCTGCAGGGCAGCTTAAAACATCTGGACATCCACCCTGGAAGAGATGCCTTTCATTTCCACTGTTAGATGGGGCCCTGGAGTTGGAGGGTATGCATATTGGGTGAGAAAAAGGGAATACCTGGGGTTTTTTATTCCTCCAAAATGTCCTGGGTCAGACTTTAGGCTCATTTTCTTACCTGTGCTAAATATTGACCAGTAATTGAACGGAGCTGAATGGCATTAGTGTTTGGATTACTCTCATACTGGAAGAAGGACATAGGGGTCATCCGTTCAGATCTAGCACAGACTTCCAATTCTGCAGAAAAAGGGATCTTGATCACAGGCAGCCCCTACTCTAAACTCTCTTCTTACCCACAAGGCCCAGACCCAACTGTCTCCCCACCAGCTAAGAGCTAAACACTATTTTCCCTCTCATTATTCTTCTGTGTGGAATGGTCTATACTAGACACTGTTggacattttacaaaagaggacaTACCCCTTCCATCCAGAGACTAGTTCATTTTTCAACCCCTCTCTACCTGCTTAGAAGGCCATAtttctgttctttattttctttatttatttttggcagggcaatgagggttaagtgacttgcccagggtcacacagctaataagtgtcaagtgtctgaggccggacttgaactcgggtcctccttaatccagggctggtgctttatccactgtgccacctagctacccccatattTCTGTTCTTTAATTTTGGGATTCTTCACTTTGTAGGGTTcagcatttttcattcattcccctcTGCCCTGCTCTCCTTATTTCCTTCATCCAATTCCTCTCCCCTATGGATTTTTCCTCCACCCCTCCCACCTGCCCCAGCACTTGCCCGAAATGATGGTGACGAATTTCCGATTCTTGGATTTGATAGTGATCCAGGCTGTGCAGTGCTGTAGTACAAACCACTCCTCTCCACCCATGGGGCTGGAGCCCAAAGCCAGGAAGGCACGGGAGCCTTGTGGATACAGGAGGCATCCCTCCCCATCGCCCAGGGCTATCTGTCCACCGGGCCGGAGCTGAAGGTGGAAGGCTGTTTGCGATGAGGGCCTGTTGACCAACCTGTCATTTTGAGACAGGAAGTGGTGGGAAGAAGACTCGAGGTGGTAGAGCCCTTCATGGAAGTGCAGCAGGAAGCCACATTCCTCTAAGTAAGGCACAGGAGCATCCACCCAGACACAACCCTGCTCAGGGCTGGCCCGGACATAACAACGGGTAATGGGGCTGTATAGCATCACGTGGACATGCAAGGCTGGCCGTGGGGCCCACATGTGATAGGCAGAGAGCACCCTCGAGTTGCAGAACACATCCTCACCATCAGACTCCAGATAGTGGCCAGTGATCATGCACTGCAGGGTCCACTTGCCATGGCGGTGGAAACGAAGCAGGAAGTAACCATGCTGTGTGTTCCGGGGCCACCCACAATAGACTGAGCCGTCTCCCTCTGGCAGCAAGATGTGACCATGGATGCTCTGCAGGCGCACCACAGCCTGACAATCCTCATCCTGTTCATTGCATACTATTAATTCCCAGGTCTGCAGAGAGGTCCcagtgagggaggagggagatatTAATGTTTGTGTGATCATTCATGGCACCCTCAATGTCAGTCACTGACACCATTTGCGCCATTGTTATGATTGTACAGGCGGCTCACCATGACCATCTAAACACTATCAGCTCCTAGCAGTGCTAGTTTCCTCATTGTTATCAACCCCCACATTCCCTAATGCCCTCACACCATGACCAAGGGAAGGAACAATAACATGACCTGTATGCTGATTACTGGGGATGTGAAGCCAGTATCAACAATACACAAACCAGTTTCATGtgtggctttttttaaaaagggaagttcAAAGTGTCacattcataaaatcatagatttagaaatggaaaggatcttGGAGGTCATCGAGGatgattcattttacaaataaagaaactgaggttaaagtgacttgaccaatcACAGAgtttgtaagtatctgagacatgatttgaactcgggtcttcttgactacaagtcCCATACTCTATCAACTGCATTATGGTGCTTCTCTCTAGTTAGTCCAATGTGAACTTTCCATTCTCTACCCTTCTCAATCTCCTCCAAAGATTCATGCTAGGTCAAAGTTTCAGTGAGATTCAAACTTCaggcttccttttctctctctgataCTATACCATAGTAGGAAACAGGTGCGTCAGCTCATCACCTTCAGTCTGCATCTCCATCGTTCTTAGTGTAGCCATTTCACAGAATTAAGGCCTCAGGTCCAAGGAACAAAAGCTTGTTGGTGTAAGCTGTCATCACCTTGATAGGGTTCAGGGTTtgtagtcaagaaaacctgagtgtgaatcctgtctcagacacttactagtgatgTGATTCTGGCCAAGTCTAAGCCTTTAGGtttgtttcatattttctataaataatgtgttgactgggggcagctaggtggtgcagtggataaagcaccggccctggattcaggagtacctgagttcaaatctggccccagacacttgacacttactagctgtgtgaccctgggcaagtcacttaacccccattgccccggaggaaaaaaaaataacgtGTTGACTATATATAGACTTGGGCAGCAAGATttacaaattgtgtgtgtgtgtgtgtatgtgtgagttgGGGTCAGAGGTAGAACTAGACCAAATGGCTTTGCAACAGGGTGCTAAAATCAAGAGGGTTCTGTTAGGTCTTCCAGTTCTTTGAGCTCAGCACctggttagcaagaataattagttaatatCAGAAGTCCCCAGATGTGGCCTGCAAGCCTCTAGTAATACCCCAGTGGAGCTCCTTGCTGGCTGGCTGTGGGCTCCCCACTCCCTCCAAGGAGCATCTGAAGACCAGCAGAGCTCTGCAATACTTGTCCCAGGTGACTTGCACTTATGCTGTTTGCTTTGGGtgtaaaaatggatatttaaatgTTCTCAGTGGAGAGGGAATGATGGGAGGATCTTAGGTAGAAATATGGGTATTCTTTTCCTTAGGAGACAAAGAACCCAATTCCTGCCTCTGTTCCATGCCATTCATCCTTTAGAACTCGAGTTTCTGCGATTCTTCACATGTGCCTCTGCTAGATCCTTCCATTTCTCCTGTCCCCTTTTCAGGATTAGAAATCAGGACTTAGTGTTACATacactttcccctctcccctataTATATGCTTCCCTTGAGACCCCATACCGCTTCATTCTAGCCTGAGGCTCTGGAAGTCTCTCCTTTGTGATGTCACAGTACCTCTGTGCTGACATTATAGGGGGCAGAGGGTGAGAGAGCAGCCAGAGCagagagaggcaggaagactgGAAGAAGTTAGTCAGACTTTGTTAAAGGTGAGGGAGAATCTGACAAGGTAAGTTGGGGTTGGAGATGGAGATGCCATGGGCACAGGACAGAAATGACTCGGAAATGTCAGTGATAGAGGTGAGCAAAAGGGTTGAGAGCCAGGGCGGGAGAAAAGGGGCCAACATTCCCCAGACAGGGAGAGTGGCCATTTGAGCATCAGCGTTGTGATACCCCACTCACCCCAGTGATGGCTGGTTACCTGTCTCCTGCCTAAGCCTTTAGCTACAGCAGTGATTTTATTTCCATAGTTCTCAGCTGTTAGATAGGTGCCAGCCCAGCTGATAAGGCCGAGCTTCTGGTCTTCGGGCCGGGACCCATGACGCATCCAGTCCTCCTCCTCCATGGGGCCGGTGCCACGCTTGATGACTCCGTCCGGCCCAGCCTTGTCCTAGCATGCACCTGCAGGCCATAGGGCCAGGAACAGGGCCCTAGGACCAACAGGGGAGGGAATCTAAAGGGGGAACCTCCTGGGTGAGTGCCCTCCCTGCTGGACCTAGCCACCTCTGTGACCCGTGGGCATTGTGACCATAAAGGTTGCCTCCTTTCCCTAGAGGTCTGCCTGTCATCACCCTATAGCAGGACAGGGCAGGGTCCCAATCCTTCACAAATGCATCCCTACACATTTGTCAAACTGTCACTCCAGAGTGAATAAGAAAGAACCCAGGGCCCATGGTCACCACCTTCTGAACCTGAGCAGAGAGCTATGCTGGGTCTAAGACTGGAAATCACAAACCTCTTGACTCTTCTATGACCAActtgtgacttcaggcaagtcctCTTTCtgggtctttctttctttgttaaacAGGAGAAGACCTACTCGATCCCTATTCAGGGTTATGAGGTACCTACCCTTAGAGTTGAGGGATTCCTCTAGCCTAAGAATGTGAGGAGGGGAAAAACTACTGAGAATGTTGAATTTTGGGGGCAAAAGGGGACAGAGCCCAATACTGGGTTTCAGGTAGGAGTGATGTGAGGACTTATGACCAGGCCAAGGAAACTGACACAGAAACATACATGAAATAGGTTATCAGCCTctaccctccccctgccccctaaACTCCCTGTTATACTAGTCTCCTATTACTAGTAACCAGTGCTATAGTAGGCAAGGAAGTCAAGGACAAGAAAGCAGTAGAGGGTTTAAACATTTGGTCCCCAGGAATGTTGCTCCCACAATATGACCATTAATGAAAGAAGGGTCTCCACGTGGCTAGTTTGGGTTCTCACGGTGATCAAGATGCAGCTACATGAACCATAACGAGACAAAGCACGTGGCAGAAGCCCTGAGGAAATCAACTGATTTGGGAGGGGGGCACGGCCAAATAGATCGTTTAAAGAAAAATGGTTGTGGGGGTTCTTTGATTTTCTGCtggaggttcaaatgagatgaaaaCCATCAGCCATATGGGAGGAGAGGTGGTAGTGTTGTTTTCCTTAAACTGAGTTTTTCCTTCCtctggggtggagggggtgggttCCCCAGAGGGGAGAGGACCCAGCAGCACACAGTAAGGGCACAGCATTTCATAGACTCTTCCAGCAGAGAGATCAGCAATAACAGAGATGATGGAGCAACCAGAGCTCCTTGAACAGGGACAGGATTGCTTTCAGGCACAGTGCTGCCCATAGAGAGGAGCGCCAAAGTGGTGGCCCTTAATTCCATCTAACCTTGTGCACAGATATTATTAAGACAAGGCTGAGCCAGTCAGccaaaatgatgaagaaaaaggcACTCCTCCTTGAGCCCCCTTAACCCAAGGTGTTTCCCAAACCAGTTGCCTCCTTGCTTTCAGCATCCCCACACCACCCTCTGAGGCAATACTTGCACCAGTGACTCACTTGTATAGAAGGCTTTCAGCTTTAGAAAGTACATTCCTCATAAAACAAGCCTCCAAGGTAACCTAGGTAACGCTAGGTACCCTGCAAAGAAGGCAATGACTGTCCCCATTCTAGAGATGAAAGCAACAACAAAGCTACAAACCACAGCAAATTTATTATCCAATATCCAGCGCTGAATCACAGCACCAGCCtggtccccctccccccttacccCCAAGAAATATACCCAAAAGAATGAAATCCAAAGTCAACCCAGTTTCTTTTCTGGAAGGCCTTGGTTCCTGCAGCTGCTTCCACAGTTCCCAGGGAGTCAGAAGACaacccctttccccccctcccccccagtacCCAGAGGGTTAGTCTTTTGGGTCCTGGTAAGAGAGAACATGCAGGCAAGagcagctctgtgtgtgtgtgtgtgtgtgtgtgtgtgtgtgtgtgtgtgtgttgagaagGAGGGACGGGGGTAGGAGCAGGGAGTGCTGCCTCAGGAGTCCTCAAGAGTTCAATTGTCCAAGAGATACAACCTGGGAATTTTCCTCCATCAGGGGTTTTGCCCCTGGGGTAGTTAGCGCTTCGACAGCTCATGAGACAGCCAGTCCAGCCCATCATACAGCCCTGTACCCTGGGTAGCGCAGGTTGCTTGGACATACCACtggaaggcagaaaggaaaggtTAGCAGCTGGGCAAGGGATCCGGGGATGGGAATCTCAGTTCTCATACCAACCTTCACTTTTTCCCCCAACCTGCCCCTTTCTTCTACTGTAAAATCCCCTCCTGTCCCTAGGAGGAGGAGACACACTCACAGTCCGACTACGCAAGCTCTGCAATCCCAACTTGTCAGTCAGCTCGCTCACTGGCATGGCATTGGGCATGTCCTGCTTATTCGCAAACACTAGCAACACTGCCTCCCGAAGCTCATCCTCCTGGAGCttgagggggaagaagaagggaaggaggagataaGGATTCAGACATCCATCAATTCACTTCCTGCCTGCCACCCTTTCCAAGAGAGCGAAGGCAAACAGGAGGAAGGAATGTGCAGTTATTAAGAGCCTCCAATATGCCAAGCACATTACAAATTTTATCTAATTTGTTCCTCATTACAGccatggaaggtaggtgctattatgaatTCCCCATAGTACAggaaactgagctggagaagttaagtggcttgcccagggtcacacgctagtgcctgaggctagatttgaactaaggtcttcctgagtccaggactaCCACCACTCTATTCCCTTTGCCACTTACCTGTCTGTAGGCAAGAGTATTCTACAGTCAGTAGAATACAATATTTAcaattctcatctgtgaaatgggacaCTATTGTTCTATCTACCTGACAGAGTTGTCATGAACTTAAGATAACATATGAAAAGGTGTTTTGTGAAttgtaaaatgctatatgaaaGTCAGTTATTTTCATATCAACATTCCTCAAATTAAGTTATATGTAACTCTGGTGATCCACATAATGTGAATAGTTTCTGGGATAAGGATCTCAATTCAAATGATATTTTCCCCAACACAATATTAGATAGGAATGTATCAAAAATACTTAACACATACATGAAAATATGTTCAATTTCTTTGATTTTGAACGaatatttttcaacttttttccTGTGAACATTCTATATTCCCAGACCAGGATTTGTGAGTTCTTTATGTATTTCAAGCTTCACACTGTTCTATAGCCAAATTGCTTAAGGAAATGCTAGTCAGTAGAATACAATATTTAcaattctcatctgtgaaatgggacaCTATTGTTCTATCTACCTGACAGAGTTGTCATGAACTTAAGATAACATATGAAAGGTGTTTTGTGAAttgtaaaatgctatatgaaaGTCAGTTATGTATAGCTACAATATATTACAGgtattagaaatacaaataaaatagaattattaaTTTGAATGAAGTCATCTGTGCCTTATCAATGACCCATACCTCTTCTTGGTAAATGGGATAGAAATCTACttcaacataataaaaaatacaagtataacctatctcccctccccaccttggcCAACATCCCACATAGATATGActgaaggataaaaagaaagttccTTTTACCTGGTTCATATCATATCACATATAAGGGGgagagcttttttctttttccttagccAGGGTGAATCAACACATGAAATTTTACATCCAAAAAAAGACTCGGCCTAGGCTGCAACCTAGTCTCTGTTTTCACTGTCTTCGCTATTTCTGACTCATGAAAGAGGGCTCATTGTCCAATGTTCTCCACAGCCTGTCTGGTACCCACCATCTTCTGAAGCTCATCTGCTGATTCTTGGACCCGTTCTCGGTCATTGCTGTCCACTACAAAGATAAGACCCTAGGGTGGGAAGATCGAGCAGTTAGCCTAGCCATAGAAAATGATCCATAATcctattttctccatccctttccttGGCCTTTCTATAACTCTACTTTCATCCATCAATAGactcaaaaaatgaaacaaaaccaaaaaacccaatccCAAACCCAAAACatcttttgagcatttattatatacaagGCACCGTGAAGGGAAAAATGCATTCTCTACTCTCAAGACATTTATTAATGTAAAAGGATAGGGATACCAATATTGTATGAGGAAGAATTTCATCATTTATATGTGATACAAGCAAAAGCTATAGAAACATGAAAGGAAAAATTGCTTTTGACTGGAGAGATTTGAGAAGGCTATTTGGGTGGGACCTTGAAGGATGAAAAGAATTTTAACAGGTGGAGGGAGGAGATTGGAGTGAGAAGGGGGAAAGTTAGagatattctaggcatgggaaaaGCATGGAGACAGGAAAGTTTGTTCAAGGAACACAGAGCAGGTCAAGGTGGTTGGAATCCAAAAGGGAATAGTTGGGAAAATTGCTAGAAAGTAGAATaaaagctccttgggggcaaagggctattttatttttatctccagcacctaatacagtgtctggaacatagtaggtgcttaatagattaCAGACAGAGGAATCAATTTTAGTCGGTAGGCAATGGGGAACCATGGGAAATTTTAAGGCAGGGGAGTAGCTATGGCTATTTGTGCCTGGGTGCACTGTGATACTGAATCCctagacccccacccccaccccccaactccctGGCTCACCTGAGTGTTTTGGAAGTAGTGTCTCCAGAGAGGCCGAATCTTGTCTTGGCCTCCCACATCCCAGACGGTGAAACAAATGTTCTTATATTCCACTGTCTCCACGTTGAAGCCtgtgaggaaagggaaaagggggggaagcctgggggggaggaggggcactGTAATGTGGGTAGGTACATTCAACTCCACAAAAGTGAAGGGAGATCAGCATGGACAGGAGAACTTCTGGGAGTCCCCCAGAAGTACATCATGCAGACTTAAAAGAATGAACGCGGCAGGGCTCGGGGCTATATCTTCCACATCCTGGCACCATCAGCCAAAGACACTATGACCTACTTTCTCAAAGCAGCCGTATCTAGTGTCAGGGTCAGGCCCCAGAGAGGAAATACAGGGGGACTCTCACAGACTACCGGGGAGCAGATTCTGAAACCTCCCCTCCCGTCCTTCCCAGGAGCTCACCTATGGTGGGGATAGTGGTGACAATCTCGCCCAGCTTCAGTTTGTAGAGAATTGTGGTCTTGCCTGCGGCATCCAAACCGACTGCAATAGAGGCAGGGTAATGGATACGAGGGGGTTGCCAGAGAAGCTCCGaatgagagggggagggagattcAGGACAAGAGCTCAACGGGAAAAATGCAATGGGAAAGCCTCAACTTGCATCTCCTCCTCGGAGATGTTGAGGGGCGTCCGAAGGAAGCCTAGGTATCACAAACCATTTCTCTTCCCCTCAATAGAAAAACATGCACACCCAGggccaaacaaaaaaccccacccaaaaCAGGCCTGTAGATTAAAGGGAGTGAGATAGGGTCACACACAGGGACGGGGGCCGTCTCTCCTGGAGGGAACCTCTCCAAAGAGACATTCCAGCCACCTCCAAGACAGCCTCGCGTGGGGGCGGGCGGGCGGCCTGTGGGTTAACCCAGCACAGGCCGGCAGGTTCCAGGGCCTGGGCGCCGGCAGACTtgggttgctgctgctgctgctgcaaagCGGAGGAGGCTGCAGGCAGGGCCGGCCGGGAGGCAGGCCATacctctcctccccaaccccgCCCCCCGCTCCCTATCAGTGGGGCCCGAACGCGGGgggtcctttttctctctccttcctcgcCCTCCACCccgtacctcagtttcccccatctcCCGAACACCCTCAGCCCccaagaaaggaaggggaggccGGGGCTGGGCTTGCAGCAAGGCAAAGCAGGGCTGGGCAGGGGATGCTGCGGGGGCGGCGGAGGTAGGGCGGGGATGCTGCGGGGGCGGCGGAGGGCGTTACACCGTGGGCAGGGAGGGATACGGCGGTGTGACGCTGCCCGGGACCTCACCCATGAGGATCCGCATCTGCTTCTTCCCGAAGATCCGCGAGAAGAGCGCGGACACCGTGAGGCCCATGGCTGGGCCGGGGAGGGAGGAGCGGGGGAGCCGGGAGCCGGGAGCCGGCAGGTTGCTGGGGGGATGAAGAGCAGCGGCAGCAGGAACCAGGGCCGCCTCCGCGCTTCCAGGATCAGCGTGACGTCACTGAAAAGCTCCGCCCCCATCCAGGACTCCGCCCCCATTCCGCGTACCTTAAAGAGCTTAGAAACCAGTCTTCTTTTGCCTGTGCGAAAACTGAGGCcgggaggggaagtgatttgctccaAGCTACCtggatagtaaatagcagaaatggtcttctgactttaaatcacTTCTTTCCATgtggagaaacaaagaagaaaagaaagctcaggaagaaccccccccccccgcattctGGAGCAGTCTGGCTGGGACGctgtgtatttttgtgtgtttgtggcAAGTAGGAAGGAGAAAGTTGGGGGTAATAACCAAATTCCCTGGCGTTTCAAGGATATTGTCTTAGAGCCCATCTCGCCTCCCATCATCAGGATCTGTTGTAACAGGTGCAACTTCTCTGCCCCATTTCTGCCGAAGCACCCCAAGATTCAGTCTTTCCCAGAGCCACTGCAAAGTAAGGAGTGAATCCATGAACACTGCTCCTATTTCCAGGTATCACAACTGTCCTACAGTAACCACTAGAGgttgtcgtttgtccttcattctcgaagagaaccatgacatcgggatatcagggtgatgtcttgacttagctccagtggcaagatatacatcggggcgcctggagatggccccacatGTTTAAGGGaactggggttaagttacttgtccagggtcacacagctactaagtgtctgaggtgcgatttgaactcaggtcctcttgcttctaggaccagtgctctatccacttcgacacctagctgctccaacgaCTAAAGATAATAGAAGTAATATGTGCGTTAAACCACCTTAACCTCTTGCTTCCAGTGCAAACTAAGGAATGAATCTATGAATTCTGCCCTTACTTCCAGGTATCACAACTGTCCCA
It encodes the following:
- the FSCN3 gene encoding fascin-3 — translated: MEEEDWMRHGSRPEDQKLGLISWAGTYLTAENYGNKITAVAKGLGRRQTWELIVCNEQDEDCQAVVRLQSIHGHILLPEGDGSVYCGWPRNTQHGYFLLRFHRHGKWTLQCMITGHYLESDGEDVFCNSRVLSAYHMWAPRPALHVHVMLYSPITRCYVRASPEQGCVWVDAPVPYLEECGFLLHFHEGLYHLESSSHHFLSQNDRLVNRPSSQTAFHLQLRPGGQIALGDGEGCLLYPQGSRAFLALGSSPMGGEEWFVLQHCTAWITIKSKNRKFVTIISELEVCARSERMTPMSFFQYESNPNTNAIQLRSITGQYLAQRSHRAVVGDGQKLEPDAIFCVNWNCGKIVLRAANGRYVGVTSNGFLIATSLNPGPCEEFRIRLVNRPFLALRGRYGYVGTSSEHDQLQCNMDQPDCIQLLPCRQSIYHFQAQGGTFWSLTAYGTFRPWGKFALNFCLELRGSNLLAVLAPNGYYIRADSSGVLLADSEAITSECLWEF
- the ARF5 gene encoding ADP-ribosylation factor 5, encoding MGLTVSALFSRIFGKKQMRILMVGLDAAGKTTILYKLKLGEIVTTIPTIGFNVETVEYKNICFTVWDVGGQDKIRPLWRHYFQNTQGLIFVVDSNDRERVQESADELQKMLQEDELREAVLLVFANKQDMPNAMPVSELTDKLGLQSLRSRTWYVQATCATQGTGLYDGLDWLSHELSKR